From Xenopus laevis strain J_2021 chromosome 7L, Xenopus_laevis_v10.1, whole genome shotgun sequence, one genomic window encodes:
- the pwwp2b.L gene encoding PWWP domain-containing protein 2B, with amino-acid sequence MEAAAGPELQVGSLVSVLVEQMVNDTLVVTLSSGEKRYSGILLDCTKKSGLFCVPSAPFPKHDEPPMDIVPVGDLEHPPAETALQDVSQPPPSNNPCPSLLPPPGIAPSYPPYFEGAPLPTPLWLRHSYNQWVPQPPPRTIKKTKRRISRNRDSGRLIMSTIRLRPRQVLCEKCKNTLNSEDTDKDKQNDSKNSKRLNNDDKDKSKSQPNCEDLKTTKDKKEEQSTSKDLVHRSPVIKISYSTPQGKGEVVKIPSRVHGSIEPFCPNQTLQNGSADQEMPKDLDRRTPRRLVDKSTSNRLASIPKLKLPKPSHSSLEAPPPKIRLKPQRGSGGQSVSVYKSELIDGIHDLQNQNSRGSETDSSSFYMDDSRERSFHDVSLGSSGEDDDFKGFPHTREEHNLHLLRAYRKRKADSSSASLCSNDSLEESKSSCLELNGMEFCDLLPGDDLSVSSSKEEQKTVPPLTVRLLTKSVSNCITVEGKTVSVGDIVWGKVHGFPWWPARILSINVNQKEDGDPSWQEATVSWFGSPTVSSLSVSKLSSFSEFFKLRFNRKKKGVYRKAIAEAAKATDHLTPEIRELLMQCET; translated from the coding sequence ATCTGGGTTGTTCTGTGTGCCGTCTGCTCCGTTTCCAAAGCATGATGAACCACCTATGGATATTGTTCCTGTTGGTGATCTTGAGCATCCACCAGCTGAAACTGCTCTTCAAGATGTTAGCCAACCTCCACCAAGCAACAATCCATGCCCTTCTCTCCTTCCACCACCAGGGATCGCTCCTTCTTATCCTCCTTACTTTGAAGGTGCCCCCTTACCTACGCCTTTGTGGCTGAGGCACTCCTACAATCAGTGGGTCCCTCAGCCACCACCACGGACTATCAAAAAGACAAAAAGACGAATTTCAAGAAACCGAGACTCAGGAAGGCTCATAATGAGCACCATTCGGCTAAGGCCACGTCAAGTGCTTTGCGAGAAATGCAAAAACACACTAAATTCAGAAGACACTGATAAAGATAAACAAAATGACTCTAAAAACAGTAAGAGGCTTAACAATGATGATAAAGACAAAAGTAAATCTCAGCCTAACTGTGAAGACCTAAAGACTACGAAAGATAAAAAGGAGGAACAAAGTACCTCTAAAGACTTGGTGCACAGGAGTCCAGTTATAAAGATTTCTTACAGTACACCACAAGGTAAAGGGGAAGTGGTTAAGATTCCATCACGTGTTCATGGCTCTATTGAGCCGTTTTGTCCAAACCAGACTCTACAAAATGGAAGCGCGGACCAAGAAATGCCAAAGGATCTTGATAGACGTACACCCAGACGCTTGGTGGATAAATCAACAAGTAACCGGTTAGCTTCCATTCCAAAGTTAAAGCTACCTAAACCCTCACATTCCAGTCTGGAGGCGCCACCTCCTAAAATCAGATTAAAACCTCAAAGGGGCAGTGGCGGACAGAGTGTTTCTGTTTATAAGTCTGAGCTCATAGATGGGATCCATGATCTCCAAAACCAAAACAGCAGAGGGTCTGAAACGGATTCTTCTTCCTTTTATATGGATGACTCTAGAGAAAGAAGCTTTCATGATGTCTCCTTAGGGAGTTCAGGGGAAGATGATGACTTTAAGGGGTTTCCGCACACCAGAGAAGAGCATAACCTACATTTACTTAGGGCGTACCGGAAAAGAAAGGCCGATTCTTCTAGTGCTTCTTTATGTAGCAATGACAGTTTAGAGGAATCCAAATCCTCTTGTCTGGAACTTAATGGCATGGAATTTTGTGACCTTCTTCCTGGGGATGACCTCTCTGTGTCGTCTTCCAAAGAGGAACAAAAAACGGTCCCACCTCTCACGGTCAGGCTGCTCACTAAAAGCGTTTCGAACTGCATTACTGTAGAGGGAAAGACTGTTTCAGTGGGGGATATAGTATGGGGGAAAGTTCACGGTTTTCCATGGTGGCCTGCAAGGATTCTGAGTATTAACGTCAATCAAAAAGAGGACGGAGATCCATCTTGGCAAGAGGCGACCGTTTCATGGTTCGGTTCTCCGACAGTTTCTAGTTTATCGGTTTCAAAACTTTCCTCGTTCTCGGAATTCTTCAAACTGCGGTTTAACCGCAAGAAGAAAGGAGTGTACCGGAAAGCTATTGCTGAGGCTGCTAAAGCTACTGATCACCTGACTCCAGAAATTAGGGAACTGTTAATGCAGTGTGAAACGTAG